The Salmonella enterica subsp. houtenae serovar Houten genome has a segment encoding these proteins:
- the ftsW gene encoding cell division protein FtsW produces the protein MRLSLPRLRMPRVPGFGLLAWLFAALKGWVMASRDKDADSLIMYDRTLLWLTFGLAAIGFVMVTSASMPVGQRLANDPFLFAKRDALYIFLAFCLAMVTLRLPMTFWQKYSTTMLIASIIMLLIVLVVGSSVNGASRWIALGPLRIQPAEFTKLSLFCYLANYLVRKVDEVRNNLRGFLKPMGVILVLAVLLLAQPDLGTVVVLFVTTLAMLFLAGAKLWQFIAIIGMGISAVILLILAEPYRIRRVTSFWNPWEDPFGSGYQLTQSLMAFGRGEIWGQGLGNSVQKLEYLPEAHTDFIFAIIGEELGYIGVVLALLMVFFVAFRAMSIGRKALEIDHRFSGFLACSIGIWFSFQALVNVGAAAGMLPTKGLTLPLISYGGSSLLIMSTAIMFLLRIDYETRLEKAQAFTRGSR, from the coding sequence ATGCGTTTATCTCTCCCCCGTCTGAGAATGCCGCGCGTACCCGGTTTTGGCCTCCTGGCCTGGCTGTTTGCGGCGCTTAAAGGCTGGGTGATGGCTTCGCGCGATAAAGACGCCGATAGCCTGATCATGTATGACCGCACGCTGCTATGGCTGACCTTCGGGCTGGCGGCGATTGGTTTTGTCATGGTGACGTCGGCCTCCATGCCCGTCGGGCAGCGCCTGGCGAACGATCCGTTTTTGTTTGCCAAACGTGATGCGCTCTATATCTTCCTGGCATTTTGTCTGGCGATGGTCACGCTGCGTTTGCCCATGACCTTCTGGCAAAAATACAGCACGACGATGCTGATTGCGTCGATCATTATGCTGCTTATCGTGCTGGTCGTCGGGAGTTCGGTCAACGGGGCGTCACGCTGGATTGCGCTGGGGCCGCTGCGTATTCAGCCTGCGGAGTTTACCAAGCTGTCGCTGTTCTGCTATCTCGCGAACTACCTGGTGCGTAAGGTTGATGAGGTGCGCAACAACCTGCGCGGTTTTTTAAAACCAATGGGCGTGATTCTGGTGCTGGCGGTGTTACTGCTGGCGCAGCCTGACCTCGGGACGGTGGTCGTACTGTTTGTCACCACGCTGGCGATGCTGTTTCTCGCTGGGGCGAAATTATGGCAGTTCATCGCCATTATCGGGATGGGCATCTCGGCGGTGATTCTGTTAATCCTCGCCGAACCGTATCGTATTCGCCGCGTCACCTCTTTCTGGAACCCCTGGGAAGATCCGTTCGGCAGCGGTTATCAGCTAACGCAGTCGCTCATGGCTTTTGGTCGCGGTGAGATATGGGGGCAAGGGCTGGGGAATTCGGTACAGAAACTGGAGTATTTGCCGGAAGCGCACACCGATTTCATCTTCGCCATTATTGGGGAAGAACTGGGTTATATCGGTGTGGTATTGGCGCTTTTAATGGTATTCTTCGTCGCTTTTCGCGCGATGTCGATTGGCCGTAAGGCGCTGGAGATTGACCACCGTTTTTCCGGCTTCTTAGCGTGTTCTATCGGTATCTGGTTTAGCTTCCAGGCGCTGGTAAACGTTGGCGCGGCCGCGGGGATGCTGCCGACCAAGGGCCTTACGCTACCGTTGATCAGTTATGGCGGG
- the murD gene encoding UDP-N-acetylmuramoyl-L-alanine:D-glutamate ligase, with the protein MADYQDKNVVIIGLGLTGLSCVDFFLARGVTPRVMDTRVTPPGLDKLPQEIERHVGGLNDEWLLAADLIVASPGIALAHPSLSAAASAGVEIVGDIELFCREAQAPIVAITGSNGKSTVTTLVGEMAKAAGVNVGVGGNIGLPALMLLDDERELYVLELSSFQLETTSSLQAMAATVLNVTEDHMDRYPFGLQQYRAAKLRVYENAKVCVVNADDALTMPVRGADERCVSFGVNMGDYHLNRQQGETWLRVKGEKVLNVKEMKLSGQHNYTNALAALALADAAGLPRASSLKALTTFTGLAHRFQLALEHNGVRWINDSKATNVGSTEAALNGLHVDGTLHLLLGGDGKSADFSSLARYLTGDRIRLYCFGRDGAQLAALRPEIAQQTETMEEAMRLLAPRVQPGDMVLLSPACASLDQFKSFEQRGDVFTCLAKELG; encoded by the coding sequence ATGGCTGATTACCAGGACAAAAACGTCGTCATTATCGGTCTGGGCTTAACCGGACTTTCCTGCGTGGACTTTTTCCTCGCCCGCGGCGTGACGCCGCGTGTGATGGATACCCGCGTGACGCCGCCGGGTCTGGATAAGCTGCCGCAAGAAATTGAGCGTCACGTTGGCGGCCTGAATGACGAGTGGCTCTTAGCGGCGGATTTAATCGTCGCCAGCCCTGGCATCGCCCTGGCGCACCCCTCTCTTAGCGCCGCCGCCAGCGCTGGCGTAGAAATTGTCGGCGATATCGAACTGTTTTGTCGCGAAGCGCAGGCGCCGATTGTGGCTATCACCGGTTCGAACGGCAAAAGCACTGTGACCACATTAGTGGGCGAGATGGCGAAGGCGGCGGGCGTCAATGTCGGTGTTGGCGGCAATATCGGTCTTCCGGCGCTGATGCTGCTGGATGACGAACGCGAGCTGTATGTGCTTGAACTCTCAAGCTTCCAGCTGGAAACCACGTCAAGTTTGCAGGCGATGGCGGCAACGGTGCTCAATGTTACTGAAGATCATATGGATCGGTATCCGTTTGGTTTGCAACAGTACCGGGCGGCGAAACTGCGCGTCTATGAGAATGCGAAAGTGTGCGTGGTGAATGCCGATGATGCTTTGACGATGCCGGTACGCGGCGCTGACGAACGCTGCGTCAGCTTTGGCGTCAATATGGGTGATTACCACCTTAACCGTCAGCAGGGCGAAACCTGGCTGCGGGTCAAAGGCGAGAAAGTGTTGAACGTGAAAGAGATGAAACTTTCCGGTCAGCATAACTATACCAACGCGTTAGCGGCGCTGGCGCTGGCGGATGCCGCTGGCCTGCCGCGCGCCAGCAGTCTGAAGGCGTTGACGACATTTACCGGGCTGGCGCACCGCTTCCAGTTAGCGCTGGAACATAACGGCGTACGTTGGATCAACGATTCGAAAGCGACCAACGTCGGCAGTACCGAAGCGGCGCTAAACGGTTTGCATGTGGACGGTACGCTGCATCTGCTGCTGGGCGGCGACGGTAAGTCGGCAGACTTTTCTTCGCTGGCGCGCTATCTGACCGGCGACCGTATCCGCCTGTATTGCTTTGGGCGCGATGGCGCGCAGCTTGCCGCGCTGCGTCCGGAAATCGCTCAACAGACTGAGACGATGGAAGAGGCGATGCGTTTGCTGGCGCCGCGCGTTCAGCCGGGTGATATGGTGCTGTTGTCGCCCGCCTGCGCCAGCCTCGATCAGTTTAAAAGTTTTGAGCAACGGGGCGATGTTTTTACCTGTCTGGCGAAGGAGTTAGGTTGA
- the mraY gene encoding phospho-N-acetylmuramoyl-pentapeptide-transferase → MLVWLAEHMVKYYSGFNVFSYLTFRAIVSLLTALFISLWMGPRMIARLQKLSFGQVVRNDGPESHFSKRGTPTMGGIMILTAIVISVLLWAYPSNPYVWCVLVVLIGYGIIGFVDDYRKVVRKDTKGLIARWKYFWMSVIALGVAFALYLVGKDTPATQLVVPFFKDVMPQLGLFYILLSYFVIVGTGNAVNLTDGLDGLAIMPTVFVAAGFALVAWATGNMNFANYLHIPYLRHAGELVIVCTAIVGAGLGFLWFNTYPAQVFMGDVGSLALGGALGIIAVLLRQEFLLVIMGGVFVVETLSVILQVGSFKLRGQRIFRMAPIHHHYELKGWPEPRVIVRFWIISLMLVLIGLATLKVR, encoded by the coding sequence ATGTTAGTTTGGCTGGCCGAGCATATGGTCAAATATTATTCCGGCTTTAACGTCTTTTCTTATCTGACGTTTCGCGCCATCGTCAGCCTGCTGACCGCGCTGTTCATCTCTTTATGGATGGGCCCGCGTATGATCGCTCGTCTGCAAAAACTCTCTTTTGGCCAGGTGGTACGTAACGATGGCCCGGAATCGCACTTCAGTAAACGCGGTACGCCGACGATGGGCGGCATCATGATCCTGACGGCGATTGTGATTTCCGTTCTGTTATGGGCTTATCCGTCTAACCCTTACGTCTGGTGCGTGCTGGTAGTACTGATTGGCTACGGCATTATCGGTTTTGTCGATGACTACCGCAAAGTGGTGCGGAAAGATACCAAAGGGCTGATTGCGCGCTGGAAATATTTCTGGATGTCGGTTATCGCGCTTGGCGTGGCCTTTGCGCTTTATCTCGTCGGGAAAGACACGCCCGCGACCCAACTGGTGGTCCCGTTCTTTAAAGATGTTATGCCGCAATTGGGGCTGTTTTACATTCTGCTGTCCTACTTTGTCATCGTCGGTACGGGTAACGCCGTAAACCTGACCGACGGGCTTGATGGTCTGGCGATTATGCCGACTGTTTTCGTTGCCGCCGGCTTTGCGTTGGTGGCCTGGGCGACCGGGAACATGAACTTCGCCAATTACCTGCATATTCCGTACTTACGTCATGCGGGTGAGCTGGTGATTGTCTGTACGGCGATTGTTGGCGCGGGATTAGGATTCCTGTGGTTTAACACCTATCCGGCGCAGGTTTTTATGGGCGATGTCGGATCTCTGGCGTTGGGCGGCGCGTTGGGCATTATTGCCGTGCTGCTGCGTCAGGAATTCCTGCTGGTGATTATGGGCGGCGTCTTTGTGGTGGAGACCCTGTCGGTTATTTTGCAGGTGGGTTCCTTCAAACTACGCGGACAGCGTATTTTTCGTATGGCGCCTATCCATCACCACTATGAACTGAAAGGCTGGCCGGAACCGCGCGTGATTGTGCGCTTCTGGATTATTTCGCTGATGCTGGTCCTGATTGGCCTGGCAACGCTGAAGGTACGTTAA
- the murF gene encoding UDP-N-acetylmuramoylalanyl-D-glutamyl-2, 6-diaminopimelate--D-alanalanyl ligase, which translates to MISVTLSKIADVLGAEHRGADLTLDTVITDTRKVTPGCLFVALKGERFDAHDFADRAKANGAGALLVSRPLDIDLPQVIVNDTRQAFGQLAAWVRMQVPARVVALTGSSGKTSVKEMTAAILSQCGNTLYTAGNFNNDIGVPITLLRLNHDYDYAVIELGANHQGEIAWTVSLTRPEAALVNNLAAAHLEGFGSLAGVAKAKGEIYTGLPENGIAIMNADNNDWLNWQSIIGDRQVWRFSPNAANSDFTAANIHVTSHGTEFTLQTPMGSIDVLLPLPGRHNIANALAASALSMAVGATLTAIKAGLAALKAVPGRLFPIQLSENQLMLDDAYNANVGSMTAAVQVLSEMPGYRVLVVGDMAELGAESEVCHIQVGEAAKAAGIDRVLSTGKLSQAISHASGVGEHFADKAALIARLHALLQEQPMMTILVKGSRSAAMEDVVHALREKGSC; encoded by the coding sequence ATGATTAGCGTAACGCTCAGCAAAATTGCCGATGTCCTTGGCGCCGAACATCGCGGGGCGGATCTCACTCTCGATACGGTCATTACCGATACGCGGAAAGTGACGCCGGGATGCCTGTTCGTGGCGCTGAAAGGCGAACGCTTTGATGCGCATGATTTTGCCGATAGAGCAAAAGCGAACGGCGCTGGCGCACTGCTGGTTAGCCGTCCGCTGGATATCGATCTTCCGCAGGTGATTGTAAACGACACGCGTCAGGCATTTGGCCAACTGGCCGCCTGGGTACGTATGCAGGTACCGGCGCGGGTGGTGGCGTTAACCGGTTCATCCGGCAAAACCTCGGTTAAAGAGATGACCGCCGCGATTCTTAGCCAGTGCGGAAATACCCTGTATACCGCAGGCAATTTTAACAACGACATCGGCGTGCCGATAACGCTGCTGCGCTTAAACCATGATTATGACTATGCCGTGATCGAATTAGGCGCTAATCACCAGGGGGAAATTGCCTGGACCGTTAGCCTGACGCGCCCGGAAGCGGCGTTGGTCAATAACCTGGCGGCGGCGCATCTGGAAGGTTTCGGCTCGTTAGCCGGCGTGGCGAAAGCGAAGGGCGAAATCTATACCGGTCTGCCTGAAAACGGTATCGCGATTATGAATGCCGATAATAACGACTGGTTGAACTGGCAAAGTATTATTGGCGATCGCCAGGTGTGGCGCTTCTCGCCGAATGCGGCAAACAGCGACTTTACCGCCGCGAATATTCACGTTACGTCACACGGTACCGAATTTACCCTGCAGACCCCGATGGGCAGCATTGATGTGTTGTTGCCGTTGCCGGGGCGGCACAATATTGCCAACGCGCTGGCGGCCTCAGCTTTATCAATGGCGGTGGGGGCGACGCTTACGGCGATTAAAGCAGGGCTGGCGGCGTTAAAAGCCGTACCTGGGCGTCTGTTCCCGATTCAGCTAAGTGAAAACCAACTGATGCTGGATGACGCTTATAACGCCAACGTCGGCTCAATGACCGCCGCAGTGCAAGTCCTTTCGGAAATGCCAGGCTACCGCGTGCTGGTGGTGGGCGATATGGCTGAACTGGGCGCAGAAAGCGAAGTATGCCACATCCAGGTCGGCGAGGCCGCAAAGGCGGCAGGCATCGATCGCGTGTTAAGCACCGGAAAACTCAGTCAGGCTATCAGCCACGCCAGCGGCGTCGGCGAACATTTTGCCGATAAAGCCGCGCTGATTGCGCGTTTACACGCTCTGCTTCAGGAGCAACCAATGATGACTATTTTAGTGAAAGGATCACGCAGCGCCGCGATGGAAGATGTGGTTCATGCGTTACGGGAGAAAGGTTCATGTTAG
- the murE gene encoding UDP-N-acetylmuramoylalanyl-D-glutamate--2, 6-diaminopim ligase codes for MADRNLRDLLAPWVAGLPARELREMTLDSRVAAAGDLFVAVVGHQADGRRYIPQAIAQGVAAIIAEAKDEATDGEIREMHGVPVIYLSQLNERLSALAGRFYHEPSENMRLVAVTGTNGKTTTTQLLAQWSQWLGETSAVMGTVGNGLLGKVIPTENTTGSAVDVQHVLASLVAQGATFGAMEVSSHGLVQHRVAALKFAASVFTNLSRDHLDYHGDMAHYEAAKWMLYSTHHHGQAIVNADDEVGRRWLASLPDAVAVSMEGHINPDCHGRWLKAEAVDYHDRGATIRFASSWGEGEIESRLMGAFNVSNLLLALATLLALGYPLTDLLKTAARLQPVCGRMEVFSAPGKATVVVDYAHTPDALEKALQAARLHCAGKLWCVFGCGGDRDKGKRPLMGAIAEEFADIVVVTDDNPRTEEPRAIINDILAGMLDAGQVRIMEGRAEAVTNAIMQAKDNDVVLIAGKGHEDYQIVGTQRLDYSDRVTAARLLGVIA; via the coding sequence GTGGCAGATCGTAATTTGCGCGACCTTCTTGCTCCGTGGGTAGCTGGACTACCTGCGCGAGAACTGCGAGAGATGACGCTCGACAGCCGTGTGGCTGCGGCGGGCGATCTCTTTGTGGCAGTGGTGGGTCATCAGGCGGACGGGCGTCGATATATCCCGCAGGCGATAGCGCAAGGCGTAGCTGCCATTATTGCAGAGGCGAAAGACGAGGCGACCGACGGTGAGATTCGTGAAATGCACGGCGTACCGGTCATCTATCTCAGCCAGCTCAATGAGCGTTTATCTGCGCTGGCGGGGCGCTTTTACCACGAGCCATCAGAAAACATGCGTCTGGTAGCGGTGACCGGCACCAACGGCAAGACCACCACCACCCAACTACTGGCGCAGTGGAGCCAGTGGCTCGGTGAAACCAGCGCGGTGATGGGAACGGTAGGCAACGGACTGTTGGGTAAAGTGATCCCGACAGAGAACACAACCGGTTCCGCTGTGGATGTTCAGCATGTGCTGGCCAGCCTGGTGGCGCAGGGCGCAACCTTCGGCGCGATGGAAGTCTCTTCTCACGGCCTGGTGCAGCATCGCGTGGCGGCGCTGAAATTTGCCGCCTCCGTGTTTACTAATTTGAGCCGCGACCATCTCGACTATCATGGCGATATGGCGCATTACGAGGCGGCAAAATGGATGCTTTATTCAACCCACCATCACGGTCAGGCAATCGTCAACGCCGATGATGAAGTTGGACGCCGCTGGTTGGCGTCGCTACCCGATGCGGTCGCAGTATCAATGGAAGGGCATATCAACCCTGACTGTCACGGTCGTTGGCTGAAAGCGGAGGCGGTGGACTACCACGACCGCGGAGCGACGATTCGTTTTGCTTCAAGCTGGGGTGAAGGCGAAATCGAAAGCCGTCTGATGGGCGCGTTTAACGTCAGCAACTTACTGCTGGCCCTGGCGACGCTGCTGGCGCTGGGCTATCCGTTAACGGATTTGCTGAAAACCGCCGCGCGTTTGCAGCCAGTTTGCGGGCGGATGGAAGTCTTTAGCGCGCCGGGCAAAGCCACCGTCGTTGTCGATTACGCGCACACGCCTGATGCGCTGGAAAAAGCGTTGCAGGCGGCGCGTCTGCACTGCGCCGGAAAATTGTGGTGCGTCTTTGGCTGTGGCGGGGATCGTGACAAAGGTAAGCGCCCACTCATGGGGGCTATTGCCGAAGAATTCGCGGATATCGTCGTGGTGACTGACGATAACCCGCGTACCGAGGAGCCGCGCGCCATTATCAACGATATTCTGGCCGGAATGCTGGACGCCGGGCAGGTCAGGATAATGGAAGGCCGCGCTGAGGCGGTAACCAACGCCATTATGCAGGCAAAAGACAATGACGTCGTGCTGATTGCAGGTAAAGGGCACGAGGATTACCAGATTGTCGGCACGCAGCGTCTTGATTATTCAGACCGCGTGACCGCAGCGCGTTTGCTGGGGGTGATCGCATGA
- the ftsI_2 gene encoding penicillin-binding protein 3, with amino-acid sequence MKAAVKTHKSKRQEEQTNFISWRFALLCGCILLALAFLLGRAAWLQIIAPDMLVRQGDMRSLRVQEVSTSRGMITDRSGRPLAVSVPVKAIWADPKEVHDAGGISVGDRWKALSTALNIPLDQLSARINANPKGRFIYLARQVNPDMADYIKKLKLPGIHLREESRRYYPSGEVTAHLIGFTNVDSQGIEGVEKSFDKWLTGQPGERIVRKDRYGRVIEDISSTDSQAAHNLALSIDERLQALVYRELNNAVAFNKAESGSAVLVDVNTGEVLAMANSPSYNPNNLAGTPKDAMRNRTITDVFEPGSTVKPMVVMTALQRGIVNENTVLNTVPYRINGHEIKDVARYSELTLTGVLQKSSNVGVSKLALAMPSSALVDTYSRFGLGKATNLGLVGERSGLYPQKQRWSDIERATFSFGYGLMVTPLQLARVYATIGSYGIYRPLSITKVDPPVPGERIFPESTVRTVVHMMESVALPGGGGVKAAIKGYRIAIKTGTAKKVGPDGRYINKYIAYTAGVAPASQPRFALVVVINDPQAGKYYGGAVSAPVFGAIMGGVLRTMNIEPDALETGEKNEFVINQGEGTGGRS; translated from the coding sequence ATGAAAGCAGCGGTAAAAACGCATAAATCGAAACGCCAGGAAGAACAGACCAACTTCATCAGTTGGCGTTTTGCGTTGCTGTGCGGCTGTATTTTACTGGCGCTGGCTTTTTTACTCGGGCGCGCGGCGTGGCTACAGATTATCGCCCCGGATATGCTGGTGCGTCAGGGCGATATGCGTTCGCTGCGTGTACAGGAAGTCTCCACCTCACGCGGCATGATTACTGACCGTTCCGGGCGTCCGCTGGCGGTCAGCGTACCGGTTAAGGCAATTTGGGCCGATCCGAAAGAAGTTCATGATGCTGGCGGCATCAGCGTCGGCGATCGCTGGAAAGCGCTTTCCACCGCGCTCAATATTCCGCTCGATCAGCTTTCCGCCCGTATCAACGCCAACCCGAAAGGGCGTTTTATTTATCTGGCGCGCCAGGTAAATCCCGACATGGCGGACTACATCAAAAAACTCAAACTGCCGGGGATTCATTTGCGTGAAGAATCACGCCGCTACTACCCGTCAGGAGAAGTAACCGCTCACCTCATCGGTTTTACCAACGTCGACAGTCAGGGAATTGAAGGCGTTGAGAAGAGCTTCGATAAGTGGCTTACCGGCCAGCCAGGCGAGCGAATCGTGCGTAAAGACCGCTATGGCCGCGTGATTGAGGATATCTCCTCCACTGACAGCCAGGCGGCGCACAATCTGGCGTTAAGCATTGATGAACGCTTACAAGCGCTGGTTTACCGCGAACTGAACAACGCGGTGGCGTTTAACAAGGCGGAGTCCGGCAGCGCGGTTCTGGTCGATGTCAATACCGGTGAAGTACTGGCGATGGCGAATAGCCCTTCTTATAACCCAAATAACCTTGCCGGTACGCCGAAAGATGCGATGCGTAACCGCACCATCACCGATGTGTTTGAACCGGGGTCTACGGTTAAGCCGATGGTGGTGATGACCGCGCTTCAGCGCGGTATCGTCAATGAAAATACAGTATTGAATACCGTGCCTTACCGAATTAACGGCCACGAAATCAAAGACGTGGCGCGCTACAGCGAATTAACCCTGACCGGGGTTTTACAGAAGTCGAGTAACGTCGGCGTATCCAAACTGGCGTTAGCGATGCCGTCCTCAGCGTTAGTAGATACTTACTCACGTTTTGGGCTAGGAAAGGCGACCAATTTGGGGTTGGTCGGAGAACGCAGTGGCTTATATCCTCAAAAACAACGGTGGTCCGACATAGAGAGGGCCACCTTCTCTTTCGGCTACGGGCTAATGGTAACGCCGTTACAGTTAGCGCGAGTCTATGCAACGATCGGCAGCTATGGCATTTATCGCCCGCTGTCTATTACCAAAGTCGATCCGCCTGTACCCGGCGAACGCATCTTCCCGGAATCCACCGTGCGTACCGTGGTGCACATGATGGAAAGCGTGGCGCTGCCGGGCGGCGGCGGCGTGAAAGCGGCAATTAAAGGCTACCGTATCGCTATCAAAACCGGTACGGCGAAAAAAGTGGGGCCGGACGGTCGCTACATCAACAAATACATTGCTTATACCGCAGGCGTAGCGCCTGCGAGTCAGCCGCGCTTCGCGCTGGTGGTTGTGATCAACGATCCGCAGGCGGGTAAATACTACGGCGGCGCCGTTTCCGCGCCGGTATTTGGTGCCATCATGGGCGGCGTTCTGCGCACCATGAACATCGAACCTGACGCGCTGGAAACGGGCGAAAAAAATGAATTCGTAATTAATCAAGGCGAGGGAACAGGTGGCAGATCGTAA
- the ftsL gene encoding cell division protein FtsL: MISRVTEALSKVKGSIGSNERHALPGVIGDDLLRFGKLPLCLFICIILTAVTVVTTAHHTRLLTAQREQLVLERDALDIEWRNLILEENALGDHSRVERIATEKLQMQHVDPSQENIVVQK, encoded by the coding sequence ATGATCAGCAGAGTGACAGAAGCCCTAAGCAAAGTTAAAGGATCGATAGGAAGCAACGAGCGCCATGCCTTGCCTGGCGTGATCGGTGACGATCTTTTGCGGTTCGGGAAGCTGCCACTCTGCTTGTTCATTTGCATCATTTTAACGGCGGTGACGGTGGTCACGACGGCGCATCATACTCGTTTACTCACCGCGCAGCGTGAACAACTGGTTCTGGAGCGCGATGCATTGGACATTGAATGGCGCAACCTGATCCTTGAAGAAAATGCGCTCGGCGATCACAGCCGGGTGGAGCGGATCGCAACGGAAAAGCTGCAAATGCAGCATGTTGATCCGTCCCAAGAAAATATCGTAGTGCAAAAATAA
- the yabC gene encoding putative S-adenosyl methionine adenyltransferase, whose amino-acid sequence MMENFKHTTVLLDEAVNGLNIRPDGIYIDGTFGRGGHSRLILSQLGEEGRLLAIDRDPQAIAVAQTINDPRFSIIHGPFSALADYVAERELIGKIDGILLDLGVSSPQLDDAERGFSFMRDGPLDMRMDPTRGQSAAEWLQTAEEADIAWVLKTFGEERFAKRIARAIVERNREQPMTRTKELAEVVAAATPIKDKFKHPATRTFQAVRIWVNSELEEIEQALKSSLNVLAPGGRLSIISFHSLEDRIVKRFMREQSRGPQVPAGLPMTEAQLKKLGGRELRALGKLMPGEKEVAENPRARSSVLRIAERTNA is encoded by the coding sequence ATGATGGAAAATTTTAAACACACTACGGTACTGTTGGATGAAGCCGTTAATGGGCTGAATATTCGTCCGGATGGTATCTACATTGATGGCACATTTGGTCGCGGCGGCCACTCGCGCCTGATCCTCTCGCAACTGGGCGAAGAGGGGCGTTTGCTGGCGATCGACAGGGATCCGCAGGCGATCGCCGTTGCGCAGACCATTAATGATCCTCGCTTCTCCATCATTCATGGACCTTTTTCCGCGCTGGCTGATTATGTGGCCGAGCGCGAGCTTATCGGCAAGATTGACGGGATTCTTCTCGATCTTGGCGTCTCTTCTCCGCAGCTTGACGATGCGGAGCGCGGTTTTTCATTTATGCGCGACGGTCCGCTGGATATGCGAATGGACCCGACGCGCGGCCAGTCTGCCGCCGAGTGGTTACAAACGGCGGAGGAGGCGGATATCGCCTGGGTGCTGAAAACATTCGGCGAGGAGCGTTTTGCCAAACGTATCGCTCGCGCCATTGTTGAACGCAATCGCGAACAGCCGATGACCCGCACCAAAGAGCTGGCGGAAGTGGTTGCGGCGGCGACCCCGATAAAAGACAAATTCAAACATCCCGCGACCCGTACCTTCCAGGCGGTGCGCATCTGGGTAAACAGTGAACTGGAGGAGATAGAGCAAGCGCTAAAAAGCTCGCTCAACGTGCTGGCCCCGGGCGGGCGACTTTCAATCATCAGTTTTCACTCGCTGGAAGACCGTATTGTGAAACGCTTTATGCGTGAGCAAAGCCGCGGTCCGCAGGTGCCGGCCGGATTACCGATGACGGAAGCGCAGCTCAAAAAACTGGGCGGTCGTGAGTTACGAGCGTTAGGCAAGTTGATGCCGGGTGAAAAAGAGGTAGCAGAAAATCCTCGGGCCCGTAGTTCAGTTCTGCGTATTGCAGAGAGGACGAACGCATGA
- the mraZ gene encoding cell division protein MraZ yields MFRGATLVNLDSKGRLTVPTRYREQLIESATGQMVCTIDIHHPCLLLYPLPEWEIIEQKLSRLSSMNPVERRVQRLLLGHASECQMDGAGRLLIAPVLRQHAGLTKEVMLVGQFNKFELWDETTWYQQVKEDIDAEQSATETLSERLQDLSL; encoded by the coding sequence ATGTTCCGGGGGGCAACGTTAGTCAATCTCGACAGTAAAGGGCGCCTGACCGTGCCGACCCGTTATCGGGAGCAACTGATCGAGAGCGCTACCGGTCAAATGGTATGTACCATTGACATCCATCACCCATGCCTGCTGCTTTACCCTCTGCCTGAATGGGAAATTATTGAGCAAAAGTTATCTCGTCTGTCGAGCATGAACCCGGTAGAACGTCGCGTACAGCGTTTACTGTTGGGCCATGCCAGCGAATGTCAGATGGATGGTGCAGGTCGATTACTGATCGCGCCAGTTCTGCGGCAACATGCCGGACTGACGAAAGAAGTGATGCTGGTTGGACAGTTCAACAAATTTGAGCTGTGGGATGAAACGACCTGGTATCAACAGGTCAAGGAAGATATCGACGCTGAACAGTCAGCTACCGAAACGTTATCGGAGCGGCTGCAGGATTTGTCTCTATAA